Genomic segment of Lemur catta isolate mLemCat1 chromosome 2, mLemCat1.pri, whole genome shotgun sequence:
TAGAAGGCAGGTGAGCTTCCTTCCAGAGACATATTAACCGTCAGGGGCACAGAGAGTGGAGGGATGGGGTtaacattttctgtgttttctaccTGCCAGACACTGCTGCATGCTTTATCTCCTGCATCTTCTAAAGAAGATGCATTATCTTCTTTAATCCTCCTAACAGTCCCTCGAGGCTCCATTGTCCTACATGGTAGCCACCACCCACATGTGGccattgagcatttgaaatgtgactGGTCCGAACTGAGATGTGCTGACAGTTTAAAATAAACATCTGCTTTTGAAGACTTAGAATGGAAAAAGAGCTATAATTTCTTATATTGTTTAcgtgttgaaatgataatattttggatatacagGTTGACCATCCCtgatccaaaaatccaaaatctgaaacgcTCCAAAATGCAAAACTTTGAGTGCCACATGATGCCgcaagtagaaaattccacacctgacctcatgtgatgggtcacatatattattaaaagtatTGTATACAATTACCtttaggctatgtgtataaggtgtatatgaaacataaatgaattttgtgtttagacttgggtcccatccccaagatatctcatacATAGggaaattcaaaatccaaaaacagttctggtcccaagcatttcagacaAGGGATACTCACCCTGTATTTGATTAAAgcatatattaaattaattttacctgtttattttttaatggattgctaatttaaatttatataagtggcttgcattatatttctgttggacagcactgccTAAGTAATTTTCTTGAATCCCTACATCCAAGGAAACTGAGATGTAAATTAAGTAGCATGTTCAAAGGGTCCTACAGTTAGGATGTAGCGGTAGGATTTGACCCAGGTCTGTGTCAGCCCCACCACACCAGCAGCCTCCCTCCATGGTGATGAGGTGGGGCGGGGGGTAAaatgagaagggaaaaacaaagggAGGTGGAGTGCTGTTACCTTCTCCTTTGAATCCTTGCAAGTGGACAGGTAGGCAGCTGTGGGGAAAGATTGAGAAGGGATGGGATTCGGGAATGGAAGAGCAGGGAGGACAAGAGGGATGGGTGTCAGGCTTCTGGGAGTAGGCAGGGGGTGTCTGTAAGTCGGGGGTCATGGTCAGGGTGGGGCTCACACTCACCGACCCAGCCCAGCACTTTGATGAGTCCAAGCAGGAGAAAGGAGGACAGGAAAAGGCCTATACCATCCTCGAGGGAGGGCCTGGAGAGGCCTGGCAGGTGAAAGAGGCAAGAGTGAGCTCCATGTCTTCCCCAGCACCAGCTCAGGGTCCAGGGCGCTCCCAGCTCTTACCTGCCACCTCCAGGGTGACTTCAGCTCTGCGGCCCGAGGCAGGCAGGCTGGGATGACGGACTAGACAGGCGTAGCGTGCCCCGTGCTGCTCAGCGGTGACTGGGGGTGGCCGCAAGTGCCCCGAGAGGCTGACAGAGCCGTCAGAATGGTGGCTCAGGGCAGAGAGCCAACTCTGTCCCCCAGCCTTCCGAGAGCCACCCTCTGGGCCGCCCCGGAGCTCCCACTCTACCTTCAGGCCCTCAGAAGGGTAGAAGTGGGACACACGGCAGAGCAACTCTGGGGGAGCCTCCCCTGGGACAGCCCATACAAGGGGTGCTGGCATCAAGGTCACTTTGGGGGGCTCTGGGGAAAAAGTAGGACGTGAGAATGGGGAAATCAATCTGTACCATCTTCCCTCAGAGACTCTCAGTCTATCCTATGGCTCCCCCAAAACTGAGTGGGGTTTGGTTTTCTTCTCCTGGGATGGGGAGCCCACTCTCTCCATTGGTGCTTCACAGTAATCCCCATGCCAAAGCCCCCCAGGTTTCCAGGGACCCTCCACCCTGTCATTGCCCTTCTGACTCCCAGGGATCCCCATCTCCATTCACCCAGGCACCCTCTTCACCAACATCCCTTCCCCATCATGGTGTCCCCATAATCCAATGCCCACCCTCTACCCGTGGAAACTTCTGTCCTCCCACTCACTGTACACAGCAAGCTCCAGAGTGACCTGTCCTTGCAAGTATGGCAGGTGTACGGTGGCCAGATAGGTGCCCTCCTGGAAGGGCTGCACTGCAGGCAGCCAGAAGGTCCCATTCCCAGTCCATGGGCCCCATGGCTCATCATCATTCCAAGCAGCAAATGCCACTGCCCCCTCTCGGGCTGCTGGTATCTGCCCATCCAGTCCAGGAGTTGCAGCCAGGAGCAGATGCCCCTTACCCAGGTGCTGGCGTCGCCACTCCAGCCCAAAGGGAGGGGGACCTGGGGCCAGAGATGAGGCAGCCTCGGAGCTGGGGGGCATGTAGGCGAAGCTCAGGTCCAGCATAGCATCTTGTCCCAGTCTTACTCGAGGGGCAGGGGTGTGAGTGAGGACAGTGAGCACCACTGGGGAAGAGAGGGGGatgagggagtgggaggggcatgagagagagaaagaaggagaaaaaaagagggagagaaattgAATTATAGGGAAGACTGAACTCCAATTCACCCGCCCCACATAGACACCTCCTTTTCTGATGCTgtctcccagccctccctgcaaATCCCCTTTGCCTGGGACTGGGTGGGATCCAGTGTGGCTGAATGAGCAAGCAGAGCGGTCTAGGGGTGAATAGGGGCAGTGAGGGGGTATGCCCTTGGAAGCCTGCTCTGAACACACAGCCGACTCTAGCTCTGGGGACAGCAGGATCTCAGGGTACTTCTAACACAGCCTGAACCAGTCTAGTCTCCAAGCACCAGCCTTGAAGAACCAGGCCTTGCTTGGTTACCAGTGAAGACCAGTGATTGAGCCATGACGGTCAATCCTATGGTGCTATACAGAGTGTTTATTGACCCCAGAAGGTTCCAGCTCTAGCCTGGATCTGAGCACAGACCTGTGTGCTCTACTGAAGCAGTGCAGTGCAGTGGCCAAGTGCCTGGAGCCTGGCTGccctggttcaaatcccaactaTGCAGCTTATTTATATGGCCTTGGGCCACTTACTTCACTTTTCCATGGCTCAGCTTCCAAATCTCTAAAAtagggatgatgatgatgatggtgatggtgatgatgatagtacctacctcatgagGTTGTTGAGAAGGTTAAATCATTTAAAACCTCTTGCTACCCAAATCTATTCAGTTCCTGATTTTAGATAACAAAGACACCTATATATGAAAAGTATTTGGAACAGTGTCTGGAACACAGTAAGTCTACAAAAGTGTTTGCTATGGTTACACCTGACCATCTGCCAGACAAACTTAATATAATCCAACTCAACAGCATCTCCACAACATTCCCTGACCCTGCCCTAATGCCTGTCATCTCTGACTTTGATGAATGGTCACCACCATCCCCCCCAGAGACTAAACGCAAACACTTGGAGTCACTCAGACTCTTTCctctcattcatttactcaacaattatttattgagcacctaggaTGTTCAAGGTGTAGTGGTAGAGAACAgagtggtgaacaagacaggcaGTTCCTGCCCTCAGATTGCTTACAGTCCAGGGAGCGACAAGCAAATCACCAAAAATAATGTGCTGTGTGCTATCCCCACCAGGCCCTAATAATCTCACACCTGTTTCCAACTCAGGTTCTCATCAATGTACATTTGGACAATTACAACTGCCTCCTCTCTGGTCTCCCTATCCTCAGTCTCTCTTTCCTTTAATTCTTCCTTCATACTGTACTCAAACAACATTGCTACAAGTCTGATCAGGTTACTTACCTGTTTAAAAATCCCAGTTATCTAGGAAGTCAGCAGCTAAAAGCACAGGCCAAAGCTACATGGCCTGAGTTCTATTTCTAGCCCTGCTTCTTAcaagctgtgtgtccttgggcaagttacctaactgcTCTGTGTCTCAGATTTCTTCACCtgggaataatattaatacctatgTTCTATGGTTGTTGAGAGGAATACATGAGATtatgcatataaagtgcttagaacagggcctggcatatagaaaatgcttgataaatgttagttgttataCTTTCATTACCTTCATCATTATCAAAGACTTGCTGGGCatcttgggaaaatcacttaGACTATATTTTTTCTCACTAGTCCAATGATCCTATCCTTGCCTACCTTTTATAAGAATCAAGTAAAATAACAGGCTTTCTAGAATGaccctcctcaaaaaaaaaaaaaaaaaaaaaaacaaataaacttctGATGGTTCACTATCACCTGTAGAATAAAGCCCAGCTTTCAAGATACTTGAAAATTCAGCCCCTAACCCACCTTTCTAAGAGATTTCTCTTGTACCCTATGAACCAGCCACATAGAATCCCTTTTATGTGCCTAGCAGTAGAAGCTTTAATCATTGGGCATCTCCTCACTTTGGTCATGAGGTTCCTTCAATTTACAACATCTCTCCCATTTTCTCCCAAACATCTAATGCTCCATGTCCTTCAAGGTCAGTTCCACTGTTATTTCTTCCCAGAAATGTCTGCATCCTCCAGGTAGAAgtaatctttttcttcttataattatatttttgttatttttaatcttagcTTCTGAGGCCCATAAAGTTGAACTTTTCTCAACCTCATGGGATTGTTTTAGTTCAGTAGAGTAAAAAAAGCATGCAATTTCAGTTAGTTTAGCAAAATCCAGAAACATACTTTtgaatggtgaaaaaaaaaaatccacaacatTAATAAACTAaacctaaaagttttatagttgaACCCTTAAGCTAACAGTGATTTTTACTGGAAGCAATTTTAGACCTGCATCCCATAAACTGTACTCTGTAAGAatacaaatgtatataaacaGGGCCAGAaagccagaaagtaaggaaaagtTATGTTTTTGTAGCTTGTTAATAAcaagtttttgcttttctgttaaaaaaaaaaagtgaatggtaACAACTAATTATAAAGTATTACTGAAAAAAACCTTAAATCTAAATGTAATCAAGCCTTTAGACCTAACTACCAAATTATAGGAAATATGGAGGAAAAAGGAACAAGATAAATGACACCATGAGGAAACAACTGGCCAAAGATAGTATGTGGGAAATTCTACAGGACAAATGACCAGGTTTTTCCAAcaaatcaataacattttttcttaaagtgaGGAGACGTCAATTACAGAATAAAAGAGATGCAAGAGACCAAATGATTGTTATGGGCCGAATGCTTgggtcccccaaaattcatatgttgaagccctaacctctgAGTATTTAGAGATAAGGACTGTGAAGAGGTGATAAAGGGTGGGGCTCTAATTCAATgcaactggtgtccttataaaaagaggaagaggcaccagcactctttctctctcttccacgTGAGGATGCAGCAAAAAGTCCCCAGCCTGCATTCCAAGGGGAGAGCCTTCACTGGATATCAAgcctgttggcaccttgatcttggacttctagcacccagaactgtgagaaaataaatttctgttgtttaagccacccagtttatggtattttgttatggcagccagagAATATCAATACAAcaaccaaatataaaatatgaaccTGTTTTGGATTGTGATTTGAGCAAATCAACTGTAATATGACATCATTGAGacaagaaaattttaatacaagCTAGGAATTACATGATGTTAAGGAATTATTTGTTTTGCTAGGTGtaataatggtattgtggttatagttttatttatttatttattatttatttatttattttgagacagagtctcactctcttgcctgggctagagtgagtgccgtggcatcagcctagctcacagcaacctcaaactcctaggctcaagtgatcctcctgcctcagcctcccaggtagctgggactacaggcacacaccaccatgcccggctaattttttttctatttttagttgtttgggtaatttatttctatttatagtagagacggggtcttgctcttgctcaggctggtctcgaactcctgagcttaaacgatccaccgccttggcctcccagagtgctaggagtacaggcgtgagccaccgcgccaggccttgTGGTTATTGTTGGTTTTATTTAAGTCCTTATATATGCTATTTTACTTcatgagttaaagaaaaaaaaaaataaagttcttattTAAGAGAAATGCTTACTGAAGTACTTATGAGTAAAATAATATGGTCCTAGGATATGCTTTAAAAcactgtaaaaaattaaaaaaaagagcgTGGAGGGAGGATAGGTGAAACAATTTGGTAAAATGTAATAACTATATAACTGGGTAACAGGTATGGtgggttcattatactattctctccACTTTTATGtatctttgaaattttccacAGTGTTTTAAAAGAATGGTAAGAATTAAATACtgtatatgtaaaacatattaaGAAAGTATATTTGCAACAAATACTTAAAACATttgatgaaataatatatatatattagcaaaATTATCAATGATCTCTGACCCTGGAGAGATtccatttgtaattttatatcaaaataacagcttttgttttcttaaatccCTAATTAAGCAGAAATGCTTGAAAAGGAAGACAGAGCACAGCCACTTGTTTttcccccccctcccccatcgGTCTGTCTGGGCccccagggtggggggtggggcgatCCCTATCCGCACTTCTGTCATAGGCACAAGTCACTTTCTACTTTACAGTAGGATTATCCCTGACAAGTCTGCCCAGAACCTCCCTGAGAGCAGAATCTTAAAATTGCCCACGGCTACCCCAGAGATCCTGACTTAATCGGCCTTGAGAGGGACCTAGGctttagtaaattttattttattttttattttttttagcaagtCTCAGACCTGCGTGAAAgaagttttgatatattttaaaagcctccAACAGGATTCATATTCACAACCTGGGCTGAAAACTACTGAGCCCTAACTTATTCTTGGTGCTAAGGTGTATTTATTGAATCAACCAAGAAATTAACACAATGCCTCTTCCGATAGTCACAACAACGGAAAGACAGCTGGGAAATAACATCCACATTTTACAGTTGGAAAAACAGACTCTGAGAGCAAAGGACATTCTCATCGCCACCTCAGCGAagacagcagccctaggaaatatTCCTCCCTACTGGAGACAGTTCTTCTCCCCACAAAGAGCAGTTTTCCTCAGCCTCTGCCCAGGGTAGAGCACGGAGGTGTAGGCAGAGGTGAGGGTTTGGGGGTGGGTGATTCTCAGAAACTGAGGAAGGGAGGGTGCAGGGCTCGGGTGGGGTTGACCTGTCCGTGAGACTGTATTGTTTACATAAAAGCGTAGGAGGCCGAGAAGCCGGGGACTCCACCGGTAGCCTATGCTGCCTCCGCTGCGAGGAGGGAGAGCCCCTCCCCATTCTTGCCTTATCCGCCTGCTCGCTGCCCGCAACCCAGCCCAGCAGTGCCCGACCCCTGGGCCCCAAACTGCGCTGCGCCACGCCATAAGCGGTCTTGGCAGTGGGAACCATCGGGTCTCCTACCTCGCGCCTTCCGCTCACTCAAGCCCACTGTTTGGGGACCACTGAGAGCACAGCCCCACGCACCTCAGGGAGGCGGCTGTCAGGAAAGGTAAACGCGCTTGGGTGCAAGAGCCTTTGCTTTGCCGACTGTCACAGCACCGAGTGTGGGCGCGGGTGAGGCTCGGGGCTGGTTTTTGAAACAGAGTGAACCGCAAAGGTGAGGGATCCTAGCCAGATACAGATCTGGGAGGAGCAGAGGAAACGGTTCCGGCTTCAGAACTCCTCCCAAGCCCTTTCCCTAACAAGTTTCTCAAGGTCGCTGTCTGGAAACCCCGCCTCTCCCAAGCCCCGCCCCCAAACCAcaggggttttgttgttgttgttgttgtttggtttttgttttttttttaactgggggAGGGCTAGAAGCTGCAGTGGAGATAAGCTAATTCTGGCCAAAACGCCTCgctttacaaaaaaagaaactgaaagccATTGGGGAAATGTCTCGCTCAAGTCCACACGGCGCGTCACCGGCTGCTGTGGACCCTTAGAATCCACGTACCCatctccacctcccctccccagctaCCTGTTGCCTCGGTAATGGGAACAGGCTCCTGTTGATGCTCTGGCTGTGGTCGCAAGAGGCTGGAGAGGCTGAGAACAGAGCTGGACATGCTGACCATCAGCCAAGCCCCGTCCAGGGCCCGCGGGCAGCTCTGCTCCGGGGTCAGGCCGCTGGCCCAATGCGCAGAGGCGGGGAGCGGGACGAAGCGGCTCATCTCACAGTGCGGCGCGGGAGCGTCCCGGGGGTACCGCCTGAGGGCATCCTGGAGGGCGCCAGCCGGGTCTGTGAGTGCGGAGAAGGGAGTTGCAGCGATAGAGTCATGGCCGCAGCGTTCGGGGAACTTCAGACGCACAGATTTTCTCATAGTGGGAGATTTACAGGTAGTCCATTTTACagagtgggaaactgaggcttcaggTCACTGCCCGATCTAAAGAGGAAGGGGTTTCGGTGGAGGCAACAGAGGTGGGGGCAAGTCCAGGAAGACTTACCGTGCACGCTGAGGTAGAGCTTAGGGTCGAGGTCCAGCCGGGGCGGCGGTCCCCCGGGTCCCTGGCGCAGCAACAGTGCAGCAGGTCTCTTGGCCAGGTTGCTTCCGCTGGCATCCTCCACGAACCAGCACTCGATCACCGCGGGTCCCGCGGAGACGGCAGTGGCCAGGTCTGGAGGACAGGAGCTCGAGTGAGGGGGGCCGGGAATGGGGCCACCTCCCTCTGTTTCCCCCACCCTCCTATTCCTGGGCGAGGAGTCGCGCGGTTCGTTCACCCAAAGCCACAGCGAGGAGCAGAGACAGGGGCTTCATGGCGCTGCGATCTTCTCAGCCCGGAAGCCTCCTCTTCCCGCCTTTCACTTTCACTTTCCTCCGAAGGCCAGCAGGAGGGGCGGAGGAAATTCCCGCTCTGGTTAGGTATGGGTGTCTCGGAGGTGGGTGCGTCCCCCACTGGCCAGAACAGGATCCGGGAACATCCTCTCCAGTT
This window contains:
- the LOC123631829 gene encoding tapasin isoform X1, which codes for MKPLSLLLAVALDLATAVSAGPAVIECWFVEDASGSNLAKRPAALLLRQGPGGPPPRLDLDPKLYLSVHDPAGALQDALRRYPRDAPAPHCEMSRFVPLPASAHWASGLTPEQSCPRALDGAWLMVSMSSSVLSLSSLLRPQPEHQQEPVPITEATVVLTVLTHTPAPRVRLGQDAMLDLSFAYMPPSSEAASSLAPGPPPFGLEWRRQHLGKGHLLLAATPGLDGQIPAAREGAVAFAAWNDDEPWGPWTGNGTFWLPAVQPFQEGTYLATVHLPYLQGQVTLELAVYKPPKVTLMPAPLVWAVPGEAPPELLCRVSHFYPSEGLKVEWELRGGPEGGSRKAGGQSWLSALSHHSDGSVSLSGHLRPPPVTAEQHGARYACLVRHPSLPASGRRAEVTLEVAGLSRPSLEDGIGLFLSSFLLLGLIKVLGWVAAYLSTCKDSKEKVTALHLPLFFPSHFTPRPTSSPWREAAGVVGLTQTWVKSYRYILTVGPFEHAT
- the LOC123631829 gene encoding tapasin isoform X3, encoding MKPLSLLLAVALDLATAVSAGPAVIECWFVEDASGSNLAKRPAALLLRQGPGGPPPRLDLDPKLYLSVHDPAGALQDALRRYPRDAPAPHCEMSRFVPLPASAHWASGLTPEQSCPRALDGAWLMVSMSSSVLSLSSLLRPQPEHQQEPVPITEATVVLTVLTHTPAPRVRLGQDAMLDLSFAYMPPSSEAASSLAPGPPPFGLEWRRQHLEPPKVTLMPAPLVWAVPGEAPPELLCRVSHFYPSEGLKVEWELRGGPEGGSRKAGGQSWLSALSHHSDGSVSLSGHLRPPPVTAEQHGARYACLVRHPSLPASGRRAEVTLEVAGLSRPSLEDGIGLFLSSFLLLGLIKVLGWVAAYLSTCKDSKEKKAQ
- the LOC123631829 gene encoding tapasin isoform X2 codes for the protein MKPLSLLLAVALDLATAVSAGPAVIECWFVEDASGSNLAKRPAALLLRQGPGGPPPRLDLDPKLYLSVHDPAGALQDALRRYPRDAPAPHCEMSRFVPLPASAHWASGLTPEQSCPRALDGAWLMVSMSSSVLSLSSLLRPQPEHQQEPVPITEATVVLTVLTHTPAPRVRLGQDAMLDLSFAYMPPSSEAASSLAPGPPPFGLEWRRQHLGKGHLLLAATPGLDGQIPAAREGAVAFAAWNDDEPWGPWTGNGTFWLPAVQPFQEGTYLATVHLPYLQGQVTLELAVYKPPKVTLMPAPLVWAVPGEAPPELLCRVSHFYPSEGLKVEWELRGGPEGGSRKAGGQSWLSALSHHSDGSVSLSGHLRPPPVTAEQHGARYACLVRHPSLPASGRRAEVTLEVAGLSRPSLEDGIGLFLSSFLLLGLIKVLGWVAAYLSTCKDSKEKKAQ